Part of the Musa acuminata AAA Group cultivar baxijiao chromosome BXJ2-7, Cavendish_Baxijiao_AAA, whole genome shotgun sequence genome is shown below.
CAATTGCCACCCACGATTCATGTGTCTGACAACTCATGCAATACCAAATTCTCAGTCATTACTTTCTAGGTGGCATTTGCCTCTTGGAGCAGTGGTTCATCCTCTAGCTGAAGCTCCTGATGGGGTAAAAAAACCGTTTTCTGTTTATTTTTTGAACATGCACCGGCTCTTATCTATCTGAATGTCCTGTCAACTATCTTCTTTCAGGAAGAGGTACCAATTGTGAATTTTGGGCCAGCAGGCATCATTCGGTGCCGAAGATGCCGAACATATGTAAATCCATATGTGACATTCACGGATGCTGGAAGGAAGTGGAGGTGCAACCTTTGTTCTTTGCTCAATGATGGTATGCAAATCCTTCTGCTGTCTGATATCTTACTAATCAGTTTTGTGTTTATGCACATCTTTGCTCTTTTTGCAGTGATATTGATACTTCAGTTTCCAGTATATACTTCTATATGTTTTACACTCATACTTCACAAGATGATCACTGGATTATCTAGAAAATAGCTGATCTAGTGATATGACAACATAAAACTTACATCCCTTACATCTGATCTTCCCTTGAAATTGATACGTTTTATTCATGTACCATACGATACCTGAAATTAAATGGGTTATCTACTTAAATACGACTGAAGAACTTAAGGATTTTAGTTTTCTGATCTTTTTTGTTAACCATGATACAATTATAGTGCACttagatattttattaattagCAGCTTCAATCTTTCTTGAAGGTGCAATTGAACTAGCGTTGcatttgtgaattcaccaaagaaCTATCTTAACAGTTAGCATTTGTGAATTCAAAGTGGGATAAGGCTATTTGTCTTAATAAAAGATTGACCCCTAAGATGTTTAAAGTCATGTCTAGGTAAATAAAAACCAATAGAGATGGAGGTTATTCCAAGTTTAATTACTCTTGCACATAGGACAACTTCATCCATTAGAGGTCTCACCCATAACTGGTGTACTACAAAGAGTAAACAGTTGTCTTCCGATCTGGCTGCTGTTTTAGTTGCATGCTATGTTGGACAAATTCTGTAGGTAATTCAGTGACAACATTGCAACTAGACAATCATTCTTATGTTCATGATCTGGAGGTTCTAGGaaaatctttattattattacttaGGTCACTAGAGTTCACTGATCTGATATTTCTTTGAACCTGTAAATTTCTATTAGGTCAAGTTAGTATTTGTGATAACTTAAAATAAAGATCAGAACATTTGATTATCCTGGAGCCATGACCATGAGATTACTGCATATAACAAAATTGGTGTACATTGAGATGGTGTATATAATAAGAGCAAGAAAGATGTGCATGTCTATCAGCAAAAACTAACTGCAAATTAGTGGGCAGTGTTGGTTAGAAAGACTGTCATGTCTGTATAATTGAACTGTAGAGTATGGAATTGTGAGAAACTAGATGTGTGAAATCTGAAAGCTCAATGCACTTAAGCTTCAGGTATCTGCTTCTGTTACTTGTCTTGGATGGTGGAGCATGTATTTCTTAGTCGGAAATGGGTATTGATCCTTATCTTGCATAAGCTGCATCTTTTCTTTCTGTTATAGTGGGTGACACCCGTTCGTGGACTTTGTTGAGTTTATTATCTTGAACAAATACTATAACCTCCACTTGGTGAAGAGTGAATTGAGAACTATGACAATCTGCTGCCGGAACTGATATCCTTTTTGAGAAAAATAAGTATCAGATATTTGTTGGTATAAAAGAAAGGAACAAATATCCTATATTTTGCTATCATGTTACTGACATAATTTGGGGATTGTGATGATGTAACCATAAGGACATGAAGAGCTACTTAAGAGCTCCTGTGAATCAATATATCTGCAAAATAAACAAATATGCCTGCTGTCCAGAATATTGAGCAAACTATTCTAAGTGAAAAACTAGTGAATCTGTTAAAACTCGAAGCTGATCAACTTCCAGTTCATATAGATGCAAGATGGGACCAACATCTTGTGTTTTAATTGTCAAAATGCTGAAAAATTAGCAGTTGTCACTatgaatagaaaaagaaaacactAGTAGAGATGAAGAAAGAATGCCTAGAGGAACCAGGAAGCCTTTAAACTTGTATATGAAAAACTAGGGACATATGCCTTTTCACCCAACGTTTGTTGTTTTGCCCAGATTGGTACAAAACGGCTGGCACATACTAGTTCGAGCGTTGATCGGTACGTGGACCCACCTCGGTCCAACCCATCGTATAAGTTTCCCACTTCTCACGCGAGCGCCGCCTCCGCAGCGCTTGCAAGAATTGCCTCTAATGCTGCTATCGATGGTGACCTTCGCTTGCTGCGACCTCACTGCATCGCCACATCTTAGGTAAGGTctcgtctcctcttcctcttcttccttcttcctcatttgctgcttcctcttcttccctcattCATCCTCCTTCCTCCGtcctcccttcctcttctcccttttctctttctctccaaAATACTGATACTTATTGGTGTATCATGTGTCAGTACACTGGTACAAACCGGTACGTGCCCTGCTGTCGGCTCAGACTGATAAGGCGAACCTTGTTTTCACCTTTTGTAAACCTAAATTAAATAGTAAACGAAGGAAAGGGGAGAACTGCTGGGGGAGGATTTTCATCCTTAGAGGTCTGAGTTCATCAGCCAAGAGATATTTTCTCTAGCCGACTATTTATGCTAGGTGGAATTTTCACCTGTATGCCTCCTAGACAACTTATTTACTCCTAAATGGATTTAGATCTTCTAATCTTTGGCCATAATATGTTCTAGACATAAGTGAACACCTAAGTATAAAAGCTGAGGAAACTGTACCTGAGCTTATTTGGAGTTTCTGAATTCAGATATGCTACCTGACCGAGCATCATGGAGTCATCTTGATGCATCATTTTATCACAGTGCTTTTACTGTAACAGGGTGAATTTCATTGAAGGGAACTGCAAATCTGTAAATCAAGAGCAACATATGTGCTACAATGCCCAAGGACATGCTTACTGAAAACATGAATTATTGTCAATGGAAACGGAATACACAAAAATTGTCTTTTCAGTTCATTCAACAGGCATGTGATCCTGCACTTTTAAGTATCAGAGTTTGGGATAGTCTACATGGATTGTCCAAGTTTCATATTCTGTAATGAAGATATACCATGGATGTCTCATGATATTTGAAAGTGGGGTTGGTGAAGCCAACATAAACTAATTCTACGGAGGTAGTACATCAAGAAGCACTGAATTAGCTTAGAGCTTCCTGCAAGGACATGGGTAGGAGATGCTCTGTTTGATGACTATTTCTGTAAATATTGGCTTATCAATCAGCAGACATAACATATTAGTAAAAATTGACTGTAAAATCTTTCAATGTGGTCACTTTTCTTTGTTTATGAAAAATTGTAAAGCATAGCTTGATGATTCAGACAGGCACACATGCCAAGCTTCAGAAACTAGATTTGGCATAAGCTTGGTGATATAATCCAATCATCTGGATATTTTATTGTGATtgactaaattttaataataattgagACTGCTATGAGCTAGCTAGCCAGTACTTGTCAAATATTTGTGCTCCATGTTTCATGAATTTTGTATTTTCATAACCTATAAAGCATTTTTATAATGTAGATGTCtttactagttgatgtttaatgatATCTCATCCTTAGGTCTCTTATACCTGGCATATCatctaattaaatataattttctgtTATCAGAATTACACTATAACTAGGAGTCATGACCATGTATATGCTAGGTTTTTGGGGTGGGATCTAAAGTGTCtcccttatagtttggttttaagAAAACATGTCTTCTTTCTTGTGCGCCCAAGTCGTTGCTTCTGGAATAACCCTTTGTTTATGAATATCTTTATCGTTCAGTTCCTGGAGAGTATTATTGTGCTTTGGATGCCACTGGCAGAAGATGTGATTTAGACCAAAGACCTGAGCTGTCCAAGGGTAGTGTAGAATTTGTTGCTTCAACAGAATATATGGTTCGACCGCCAATGCCACCTCTATATTTTTTCCTTATTGATGTATCAGTATCTGCCGTTTGTTCTGGTTTGCTTGAGGTAATGTCCAATTTGTAAGATTGTCCTCATTTCGTGAATTCTTTTCAAGTTCTGATTTATGATAATTTACTTTATGTTTAACATTTACCAAATGTTTTGCAGATTGTTGCAAAGACCATCAAGTCCTGTCTTGATGATTTACCGGGCTTTCCTCGGACACAAATTGGTTTTATTACTTTTGACAGCACATTGCATTTCCACAACCTGAAGGCAAGTGACGTTAAATTTGAAAGTTGTGTCATAGCTAGTTGTTACAAAGGAACATGTGCTCCTGGTGCTGTTTATTATTGGATGCCTATATTTTCCTTAAAAAGATAATTGCTTAGGATGATTAGACTTGTTATTGGTTAACTTTTTGTCTTTGGCCAGTCTTCTCTGACACAGCCTCAAATGTTGGTGGTAGCTGATCTGGACGATGTATTTCTGCCCTTGCCTGATGATCTTCTTGTCAACTTGTCTGATTCTAGGCATGTAGTGGATGCATTTCTAGATAGCTTGCCCGTTATGTTCCAGGGCACTTCCAATGTGGAATCTGCCTTTGGTCCTGCTCTTAAAGCAGCATTCATGGTTATGGTAAGATGTTCTTCacattatttttattcatttttgtCTTCCCAGTAAGGGTTATGTTTAATGCTTCATTTACTAGTTTATGCTTTACCCTTTCTGACAGAGTCAACTTGGAGGGAAGTTGCTGATATTTCAGAGTACATTGCCTTCTCTTGGTGTGGGCCGCTTAAGACTTCGTGGAGATGATCTTCGAATGTATGGGACTGATAAAGAGCATACCTTAAGATTACCTGAAGATCCATTTTATAAGCAGATGGCTGCTGAGTTTACGAAGAATCAGATAGCAGTGGACATATATGCTTTCAGTGAAAAGTATTCAGATATTGCTTCTTTAGGTGACAACACTCAAAATTGTTTGCCCAATGGTTATGTAAAAATTTAtcatttcatttttatttatttgttcttCTTGTTTCTGCAGGATCTCTGGCCAAGTATACTGGTGGCCAGGTATATCATTATCCATCTTTCCAGACTGCTGTTCACCAGGAGAAACTTAGGTATGAGTTGGCCAGGAATCTCACAAGGGAGACTGCCTGGGAAGCTGTAATGCGCATAAGATGTGGGAAAGGTCATTTGATAGAACACCTCTATTTTCAATACTTTCTTTATGCAATTTCTTCTGTAAGCAAGTGATGATTTTCTGAGAAGTCCCATTTTGTATTTCAGGGGTCCGCTTTACAACTTATCATGGACATTTTATGCTAAGGTCAACTGATTTATTAGCTCTTCCTGCTGTGGATTGTGACAAAGCCTTTGCAATGCAGTTATCTTTAGAAGAAACCCTGATGACAACTCAGACTGTATACTTTCAAGTTGCCCTTTTGTATCCTTTGCTTTATTGGTGCATCTAGGACACTTTGCCAAGCATGATTACCGTAATGTTTTAATTCTCTTTTTTAACCCTTATAAGATGCAAATTAATTACAATTAAGAAACAAAGTTAAGCATAGTCACCcttactttttgcttctttttgaacTCTTGTAATGTACAAATTAATTGTAATTAAGAGATAAAGTAATGGGTGAAAACTATGGACATAAACTTGAACTCAGACAAAAACACACTAGAAAAGTCAtaatgatgtttttttttctattccCCCATAAACACTTCTATCTCTGTGCAAAAATATTGTCACCATCATCCTGAGGCTTATGAAGAATGAGGCTGCTTCCTTCCCAATAGCTTCGAGTTCGATCATTTGCCTCTATTCGTACTATCCATGTTAATGATTGAATTCTTGCATCTTATCATAAGAATGGAGGATTGTTGTGTTTGAGTCTTTGTAGTCTTCTATGTCCTTCACACTCAAGTTGTGTTTCTAAATGCAGTATTGCATTTAAGGATTTTCATTTCATTCATCAAGCTTTAAGTAGACTGTGTATAAGTTTGACTTGCTAAAACAATTATTATTAGGCTTGCGAGTTACTAATGTTAAGTTGTCTGTGATATCTTTTCTTGCTGTACAATTTGCCTTCATCATCAGTGTGTTTCTTACATGCCTTGTATTCAGTTTCCCATACCTTAGCAGTAGGTCAGTTCATGGAAATGGAGCTTCTAGGTTCATTAAACTTTCTTGATCATCTTGAACTATGCTCAAAAGTTCCTCTGATGTGAAAGAAATTTTCTGTGGATCCTTAGCTATCAAAGATATACTTCCTCATCAGGCGAGAGACGCATCAGAGTCCATACAGCAGCTGCTCCAGTAGTAGCTGATCTTAGTGAGATGTACCGCCAGGCGGATACCGGAGCCATTGTTTCTTTGTTGGGAAGGCTTGGTAAGTAAAAAGTATTACATATGGATATCTTGAAATATGCATttcaaaaatcaacttctatGTAAGTTCTTATGCTAAAAAATCCTGCAGCAATTGAGAATTCACTGTCACAAAAGCTGGAAGATGCTAGACAGTCATTGCAGCTGAAGCTTGTGAAAAGTCTTAAAGAATATCGGAATCTCTATGTTGTCCAGCATCGGTTGGGCGGGAGATTGATATTTCCAGAGTCTTTGAAATTCTTgccattgtatgtgttgtctcttTGTAAGTCTGTAGCTCTTCGTGGAGGGTATGCTGATGCTCTTCTAGATGAACGTTGCGCAGCTGGTTATAATATGATGATATTACCTATAAGCGGGATGCTTAAACTTATCTATCCTGGCTTATTTAGGATAGATGAGAACCTTCTGAAGGTATTTGTTTCCatatgttcttttcttattgtcGATTATGTTTCTTTAAAATGATCTTAgcctgaactgcttgtaaaatgtTGAATTCTAATAAATCTTAATATGCTAAATTGAAAAGCAGATGTTCGATAATTACTGATTTGAGGAGATGAAGTTTTTGAAATATTCAAAACTGATGTATTATCATGTTGCTCTCATTTCAGGCATGCTTATTCAATTGTTTCTCTTAAGAACTTCTTACACACAGTGTCATGGCAAGTGGTTTGAAGCTTCCAAAGCACAAGGCATCTATTATGATAACTAACCTTTTATTTTTCCTCCTTGCAGGACTTTAAGGATGGTCAGGAACCACTGAGACAGTTACCACTATCTGCCCAAAGTTTAGATCCTAAAGGTGTTTACGTTTTGGATGATGGATTCAACTTCATTATTTGGTTGGGCAGGATGCTCTCATCTGATTTATTAAATAACATAGTTGGAGTTGAGTTAGCCAGCTTCCCCGACCTATCTAGGGTACATTGCTAAACTTTATTAGGCTTTTGGTTATGCTGTTTAAATTAATAATGCAATTGTATGCTCGATATGAACTAAAATTCCTTaaagaatattttatgaaatatatgTCACTATATGTTATTAGCATATTTAATTAGTGAAGAACTGTTTAAACTGTTATTAGCATATACGTCCACGATATAGCTCCTGCACATGACAGCTTACAAGTTTTGAGTCAAAATGAAACTAGAGTAAGCAGATATCTGTTGGGTTGAGATGCAAACAACTAACATGCAGATAATAACCTCATTAGTATATAATTGTGAACTTTGGCTTTTGGAACTTGAGATCTTGCTGATCTGGATTGACCACTTCAGTAGGTGGACATGAATTTACATCACCACACATTAACAGAGTTTCAATAGTTTGCAGACCaagtatgatttatttttttaagaaatgatGCCTGTTATAAACCCACCAAAGGCGAGGATTGTAGGGAtattttgtgttgatcatatgacATGCTATTCTTTCTGTAGCCTGACATATTTTTGTGCTGCAGGTTGTGTTGTGCCAACATGACAATGAGATCTCAAAAAGACTAATGAGGATATTGAAAGAATTGAGAGCAAGGGATCCTTCCTCTTATCAGTCATGCCGTCTGGTAAGGCAGGGTGAACAGCCAAGAGAACTGACCTTGTTTCTCACAAATCTTGTGGAGGACCAGACTGCCGGATCCAGTGGCTATGTCGATTGGATTCTTCAAGTATTCAGGCAATCACAAGGCTCGTGAAGATGGTATAACGACAGTAATCGTCCCTTTTTTTCCTTGCCATGTTGGCCTCAGCATCATCCAATTCATGTTTGCAGGTGTCGAGCTCACTGAGTTCCGAAGCATTTTTCTGTTATCTGTGAATGCATAAGTAACCTTGAATCAAGACAATTAAAGATCGAGTCAGATTCGGTTTAAAGTCCCTTTTGTAATGGTTTCTTGTTTTGCTAAATACCCTCTGTTTCTTTCAAAGTATCGAGTAGAAATTTCTTTCTTTGTATCACAATAACTTTTGACTGTTTGTTGCCTTTGTGGTTTGATTACACTTAgccattgaaattagaaatatTTATTGTGATGATTGgtaaaaaagggttttatgaaacAGCTGTTGAACCATAACTCTTTGAAGGACCAATGTTATGCACAGAGGTAAAACTGACAGGTCTGACACTTGCTTTTTATACCTTTGCGCTTTGTTAAACAAATAGCATTTTCTTTGTAAGTTGAACTCATTAGATAGATGTtttctttattaatttttaaatttattataaagagTTTATGGATTCTATCTCAGGATTTTCGATTCATTGGTCTGTCTTTACTAGTGGAGAGTTGGAGCTGATCTGATTCTTCTTTTTCATTGCAGAAGCAGCATGTTGGGAGAGATTAAGCAAACTTAATATAGTTTGTTAATTAGATCCATCGAGGTGATCTTTGCACCTCCTGAGCTGCCCAAGTTAGAACACCGGAGTTGTGTACATCTTATGAGATGCTGGTTCGTTCGATGCCTACTTAGAACTaacgagaagaagagaagaatataaaaatataattaagatgaAGAAGCTTTTATGACATTTGAACAATTTGAAAGAAACACAAACTAGTGAATTTTCTctattaccatttgatgataatcTAACATGTCACGTTGTGAATTTATGATGACTATTTTTAAGTCAACAACAAGAACTATGGCTAGATTAGCTTTGAACTCACCAACCATATTGCAATCTCTCCAACAATAAACCTCATGCTACACAACAAGTTAAGAACGATGCAAGAGAGAAACAGAATGGTCTTTGAAGAAGAAACACCAACGTCCAAAGTAGGAAGAAGAAATCACAATCCAACTAAGCAGACGATTTACAATATGTTGGGAACATGGGAATCCAGTTTTAGCTGCAACTCCTTGATCTTTGAGCTCAGCTCCACCTTCTGTTCCTTGTAGCTCTGAAGCAAGAAATCCTTGCCTTCGATCACTTCCTTCAGCTCCCCAACTTGCCTCTTCAACATTTCGATCTTCTCAAAGTCTCCTTCATCAATACCGTTAGCGTATCCATTCATTGTTCCATTTGCACCTTCAGGACACCAATGCCTTGCAGGCTTCTCGGGAGAGACCGCCTTCACAGCACAATAATCAGCAATGATCTTTCTCAACCGTTGGATCTCTCTTTCAGACTCGAACAAATCCCTATTAGCGGCATCAATCTGAGCCTGCAGATCAGCCGATTGTGTCGCCTGAATGCTTAGAGAGTTCTGAAGGTCGATCACCTGAGCCTGCATCTCCATTATCATGTCATCCCTTCGCTTGAGCTGTTGACGTAGTTTTTGTATCACCTCTCTTTTACTGTAGATATCAGACCCAGATTCCGACATGCATGGAGAGTCTGAGCTGCTCGAGTGGTGAAATGGTTTTTGGGGAAGCTCGAGACGGTCAGGTGATGATGCCCAAATCACACTTCCGCTCTCTTTGTTTCGCTCTGTATCCGAGAATTTCACTAGTTGGAGGGAGAGATCCATTTCTGTTGACATTGGATTTTTAGATTGCTTGATGTCTGTTCCATCTCCTGATATCCCTGTATCAGACGAAGATAATTTATTGAAGTAATTCTCTCATGcatgtataaaaaattttaacaGAAAAAAATGTTCTAGCATAGAAATATATTCAGACAATTGAAAAGCAAGGCGCCTAGGGAACACGATAATTCTGGTGCATTTTTTATAACAGCACCTACTTCATAAAGTAAAACAATTAAAAGAACATATATCATCAGGCTCCAGGACTTGCATCAGCCAAACAGAAGCATATTTTTATCCATCACAGCAAGATGTCTGTAAACTTTAATACAAAGCACGCATATCTGATCATCGGAGCCTGCAAAGTCTGTTCTTCTGATTCTTCAACACAATGCTTATAGTTAGAAGGTTAGTCGAGGGGAGCGCACCTGAAAGACAGTGGCAGTGGGTATCCTCATTTTGATGAAATTGATATAAATTTGAATTCATCTGGCATGCGGCTGACCTTATCTTGGGTGTGAATTTTCTATTCCCTGGAAAATTTGTTGATGTTGGATGTAAAAGAAACAAATAATGAGTCCAATTAACAATAGACAAGTGATGAACCTGTATTGACATTATCTTGCAGCTTTGTTTCAAAGACTTGTTTAAGCTTGCATCCCAACCTAATCGAAAGTGTACTGAGCAAGGCACCTCCTGCAATAAGAACCCAATTCGGTCCATTCCCTTTATAATGATTCAGCTTTTGACCTCTCTGTAGGGTTCCATTTGTTTTTTGTCTCATTTTAATAGTGGATCTGAAGCAAAACAAGTTTGCGATATGAACTTGACCTGTGTAAATGAAAACTAGGAGGATAAGAAACCAGTATGGAAGTCAGATTAAAGGCAGGATATGTTCTTTAGGAAGCTCCAATCAAGGTAAATGGTGATTTCTTAGAAACCAGACTAAGAGTTTCGTAGAAAAAGAACAACGCATAATTTAACAAAGAAATTAACATTTTACATGAAAACATATCTCCATTATTTttgcataaaaaaacttataactgaaaaagataaatGTGATGCAGAAATGAGAACTTTCACTAACCATCAATGGAACATTATGCACAATGCCATCACTGTTTGCTAATTAAGCTTCATGGCACTCGTATGATGCATAACTGGGGTCAGGTAAAACCATGCAGATATAACCCAACTACAAGTTTAACACAGTAAAATATGACTACTTCCATGGTTAGTGCCTTTGCCTCATACTTAGTCGATCGATGTGCTCAAATAATAGAACACACGCATGATCTATATGGTATGTCCAGCCCTTGGCTAAGTGAAGAATTTAATTTGCATTAGTACAGCATCACAGGCATGCAAACAAATAAATATGGAATCCAAGAATTATCTATTCATTTATTCACGTTGTGGTTCTCGAGAAAttgcaagaaaaaaatatataaatggttCAGCGACAACAAGGTACAATCTTGCAAGGCTTGCAAAAATGGGATTGGAATTGTCTTGGGGTATGGGACTGGAACCAAAGTGGTTTTGGAGTTTGATATAGAGATCAAAAGTGGATGACTGTATTGGGACCAGCAGAAAATATAATTGTAAACTAAAAATAATAGAGAAAGAATAATATCAATTAATGAAAAtagtaattaaatatataatgttTGGAAATTACGATGTTTGTAAGTATAGTATAGaagtaattaaaattttaaaatctgttTAGAAAAGGACACCCAAGAGTGGTGGGTTCGAGAGATACCTATCCCTCTCTAATCCTTCCCACTCTCCCTATCTCTCACTACTGTTTTCTCCTCCTAACTCTGTCTCTCACTGAATGTTTGAGATGCAACAATGACAGTGGGAAATTTAGTAAGTCTCTTAAACTCTCCTCtccacttcttcttcctcttctcttctactTGCTCTTGTTGTCTCATCCATCTTATGCAAAAAAATTGATCAACCACTGTATTTAGCTGCAATTAGCCGAATCCCAGCAACCGGTCAACCTATTAATTTCTCAATGGATTTACAATTAAAAACTGATCCCAATTTAAATTAGCCATCATATCGGAATCGATATATCCTATTTTAACCTCTAATTGTTTTCATTATTAGATAATTGTCTTTAACTCTAATAGATAGCTGGTCGACCAAATAATAAAGGGCTCATATATCCTATTTTAACCAAAAACCAGAGAACATAGTATGGGTACAGTGTGACATAATTTTCTTCTCTTAACAAAAACATAAAGACCATATGTGTTTACGACCTGTATGTACCTTCTGGCTCAACCTTGTGGAACCTAAACTGGAATGGCAACAAAACGTTATCTTAGAAAGGGAGGGATCCTAATTCGAGAGTTAAACATTAGATCTTGCGTTTTTGATACACACTTGAAACCGGAAGTACCCAATTTGGGCGAGTCGTTGTCTTGGTCCTTCGCAGTTTCCATCGTTTGCTGCTCATTTCGGACATATCCAGCAAACCCTAACTAACTAATGCAAAATCCCTAGTCAAGAAAAACAACACTTGCTGGCCAAAACCAGCATCTTTAGGAACTTGAATCTGTTTCGTATAGATTTCACATTCGACTAAAAATCGCTTCTTTTGTTCTTCTCCACCCATTTTGATTCAGATATAAGTCCAACTCAACAAGACAAACGCATCAATCGACGAAACGGGACATCCAATGCGAAAAATAGCGACATTTGCAGCACCAAAGAGGGGGGAGAAGAAAACAACAGCACAAGCACAAGGGAGACGTGCACGAAGCGAAACAGATCGAGGAATACCTCATTCAACCGACACCGGCGTCGGCACGAACGACAATCCCGCTTCGAGGAACGCGTCTCGCGGCCTCCCCACACTCCCAAAGGCTCccccttttctctttctcttcccttCCTTTAACTTCCTTCGCCGGGACTCAACTCCCTTTCGTGGATTTCTTTTCCTTTGTTATTTCCACCTCCACCTTTTGCTTTCCGATCCGACGACGAGATGGGTACCTCCGCCTTCGGAGGTCCGGGGCGAGGCGACGGGGGAAATTTTGGCGGCTTCGCCTGCGGAGGGTTTCGTTTCGTTTCGTCTCGTTTCGTTTCGAAGTCCCTCTCGCGCTTCCTGTCGCGGTGCGCGCTTCCTCACCGGGTGAGGGCGAACCACCCGAGCCTGCGACAGGGCACAGGAAACATAAAACACTTACCCCAAGACCTACCCTTCTTGTCGATGAAGAGACTGCCGGACCCACATGTCGGTCCCGCATAAAACGCGGTCCAGAACTCAACCA
Proteins encoded:
- the LOC103982380 gene encoding protein transport protein SEC24 A — translated: MQPRGKEQANFPGRPTSPFLAAPQSSTPFRSPGPVGGIEASGPSRATTPFVSSGPMTGLGASGSPQNMSPFLSSGPAIGTQPSSYRAPPPSMRSNGPSSPPTSSFSAQDAGTYQQSQALGFPPAPVHPPPIGQPHMPPSGTFRPQSQIPVVPMGPPPQSSSQLTSRSNMPPSSGSVFSAPRTPPQPLLQGYSNVPQRANVPPFQPDSQFQASRPVSQPLMQVYPAAHVPPTHTSQYHAHQSLVPPPPPVGGPMGFSSREQLQHPLTGPPIGGVQGLVEEFQSLTVGSVPGALDPGVDTKSLPRPLNGAEEPTKILEVYPFNCHPRFMCLTTHAIPNSQSLLSRWHLPLGAVVHPLAEAPDGEEVPIVNFGPAGIIRCRRCRTYVNPYVTFTDAGRKWRCNLCSLLNDVPGEYYCALDATGRRCDLDQRPELSKGSVEFVASTEYMVRPPMPPLYFFLIDVSVSAVCSGLLEIVAKTIKSCLDDLPGFPRTQIGFITFDSTLHFHNLKSSLTQPQMLVVADLDDVFLPLPDDLLVNLSDSRHVVDAFLDSLPVMFQGTSNVESAFGPALKAAFMVMSQLGGKLLIFQSTLPSLGVGRLRLRGDDLRMYGTDKEHTLRLPEDPFYKQMAAEFTKNQIAVDIYAFSEKYSDIASLGSLAKYTGGQVYHYPSFQTAVHQEKLRYELARNLTRETAWEAVMRIRCGKGVRFTTYHGHFMLRSTDLLALPAVDCDKAFAMQLSLEETLMTTQTVYFQVALLYTSSSGERRIRVHTAAAPVVADLSEMYRQADTGAIVSLLGRLAIENSLSQKLEDARQSLQLKLVKSLKEYRNLYVVQHRLGGRLIFPESLKFLPLYVLSLCKSVALRGGYADALLDERCAAGYNMMILPISGMLKLIYPGLFRIDENLLKDFKDGQEPLRQLPLSAQSLDPKGVYVLDDGFNFIIWLGRMLSSDLLNNIVGVELASFPDLSRVVLCQHDNEISKRLMRILKELRARDPSSYQSCRLVRQGEQPRELTLFLTNLVEDQTAGSSGYVDWILQVFRQSQGS
- the LOC135617357 gene encoding uncharacterized protein LOC135617357 — encoded protein: MRQKTNGTLQRGQKLNHYKGNGPNWVLIAGGALLSTLSIRLGCKLKQVFETKLQDNVNTGNRKFTPKIRSAACQMNSNLYQFHQNEDTHCHCLSGISGDGTDIKQSKNPMSTEMDLSLQLVKFSDTERNKESGSVIWASSPDRLELPQKPFHHSSSSDSPCMSESGSDIYSKREVIQKLRQQLKRRDDMIMEMQAQVIDLQNSLSIQATQSADLQAQIDAANRDLFESEREIQRLRKIIADYCAVKAVSPEKPARHWCPEGANGTMNGYANGIDEGDFEKIEMLKRQVGELKEVIEGKDFLLQSYKEQKVELSSKIKELQLKLDSHVPNIL